GGATGAAATTACTATCTGAAACGATGAACCACACTAGCATCctttttttctacattaattTGCAGTGCTTGTGTCGGATTCATTTAGATTGAATGTGAACAGATTTTCAAGAAACGACGAAAAGACAATGTAGTGGGCGGCCGGAGTAGCAAACTGTGTTTGTGACGTTGTATGTAAGCATCAGGATTTGTAAATACCTTCTCAGGAAATGCGTCTAGGTAACAAAGACTAACTGTAGCCCATGATCGACCAGGAGACTGTGAGCCCCTGGTAGGGCAGTCATGTTCAAAACATTCAATAGAAAATCAATTCCACATGAAATGGCACTACAAGGGAAGGCTTGGCCAGCAACAGCAGGCTTGTGGCCTTCGGTAAAGCTTATAGTCAATTAGTTCCATTACATTTAGTAAAGGGGGACAAATGTACTGGTGGCCACACAGTCAAATAAACAGCAAAtgcctaaaaatgtcacataagAATAGTGATGTAATATATCATTTAGACTTACCACAGACAATCAGTAATGGATGATGAGCAGTCCTGGTGATCCTGTTTGGAAACTCTCACAAATATGACATGGAAATCTGCGGAAATGAAGGCAAACATGCAATTGAATAATGAGCAAATGCTTTTCCCCATAAACTTGTCTCTATTTTACAAACAGCAGACTTTTTCACTGAGACATTCAAGCTACAGAAGCTCTTTTGATTCCCTGGCAAATATAGCTGTACTGGTGGTCACAGTGGCTTGCATGTGAGCTCAGAGATACCACTTAAACTCAGTTGTGGAATGGAAAAAAAGCTAGCTGGATCTTGAAGCACTAAACAGTCTAGCCGGCATAAAGACATGGTTCAGTCACGTGGGCTGATCATCTAATGGTCACCTTCAGAAATACCCCATAcgtatttttaaattaaaacccCTACTGCCACATTTTGAGGTTAATCAATCCACTGTAAGGTAAGACTGGTCAAACTACCCAACGATGTTTGGTTACCTGCCCAAATGGCTGGTCAGGCACACATACATGGCAGATCCAGATATTTCACAGCACTTGGCTAGTAGGTGGTATTACTTTCCTGTATAGTTTACAACAGAAATGAGAGTATGTCATTCACCAAGAGCATGAACAGATACCAACTTTTTGTTCAGGTAATGGTAAACTATCTTTACACAGATGGTGCCTGTAAGCAATATTAAATGTCTCTCTTCAAAACAAGGAACCTGTTAGAGATCTATCAGCATACAGGCCCACAAATAGTTGTAAAGGTCAGCTGCTCTTGCAGAGCCTGAAATCTGATCTGAGGGGTCAGTGAATGAGCTGTTCAAGACCTCAACACACCTCCTCAGGCACATTTAAGATGCAAAAGGCCAGAAAGAAGACAAAAATCTCATTGCATGACCGGCAGCAGAGGCCCTCAGCACCGCCTGGTCGTGGAGAGTGGTGAGAAGTAGCAGAGGGGGGGTCATTACCTCACTGGTCGAGGAGCCCTGCTTTTACTGCTGGTGCTACCTGATAAAGCATATCTGCCACACGCACACGGCTCTGTTTACCGCAGCAGGCTCATGACCCGTGGCTACGGCTCAGTCTGGCTCTTAGTTCAGAGTCACACAGAGAAGGCTAAGCCCCTTAGAGCCTTAACGTTACTCCTATCCCGTGACCGGCCACAATGCATCACAGGGGGCAACAATATCGGGCAAACAGCCCCGATCTCTTTAACTATTACTAGCTAGCTTCAAATAGAAATACTGACTGAGACGATGGACTGCAAAGACTGACAGACAGCTTGACTACGTTGACGGCCAGGTAGCAATATTAAACTTAACAATGGCACTACAGGATTAAGGATGACATAGAAGCATACATGTCGGCTAATTTTGTGTCTGGAAAAATCAAATTCCGCTAGCTGAAAGTTAGGGCCATGGATTTAGGGCCATGGTTTCGCGAAGCAATTAAAATATTACTACAGCATTTATGATATTTCGCGTTACCTAGTTGAATGTAACGTGGACATCTCAAAATAAGCTATCGTTATCCAAAACCCTCCTGAATTGTAGTGTTACAATGAGTGCTAGCAAGCTTAGTGCTCTGCAACTTAACATTAACAACTATGGCGAAACCATCCACACCAACAAAAAAGTCAGAAGCCAACACGTCAGTTATTCAAACAGGTTTGTCAGATATATAACAACCCATGTCAATAGACAAAAGTAATTAGCTAGCTACCGTTGCTGTAGCCCTTCCTTCTCTTTGGGTAACATTAAGCTAGATCTTCTGCAGCTAGCTAACGTTAATAGTTAATCAAGAATAACACGTCAATAAAGAAATGCTCGCAAGCTAACGCTTAGCCTAAAGTGGATATGTGAATTGTAAGCAGTGGACATTAACATTTACTTATACGCAGTGTGCTGTTGTATTGCAATCTCATAGTATTGCGTGTTTGCCATTAGTAGCTGTAACACAGTCCAGTCAGTACAGcggctagctaacattagctggtCGAGCTAGCGCAgctctctgtttttgttgttatgaGATGGAGGGCGGACCCCAAAAAGGAGGCCTCTGTCAAAACACACCAAGGAACGACCACAAACCGGCGGACTCACCAGTCAAAGGAGTGATGAGAAGTAAGAAGCCGAAGATTCATCCGAAGCCCGTGCAATTACTAAGCAGCAAATAAACCTCGATCAAATAAACATTAGTCATATCCGAGCCGAGGCCAGCTTCACTGCGTCCCTTTCCAGCAGAGAGCCGTCGTCGCCATCGCAGCGAATTCTCCAGCCCAACAACCTACGTGATATGTGACGTCATTGCGTCAGAGCGGTACTCTAGGCGGGGGAGGGGCTCATACACACCACGCGGTACTATCATGTAAACAGTGCGCCGTAGGCTGCCCGAATAACTGATGTAATTACTGAATATAATGGACATGAATGATCGAAAAGCAGCTAATGAAGCAAATGTGAAAATGACTAAGTGTTCCAGATAGTTAAGATTATAACAAGCGCTGTTTTGGATTCATACAATACACATTACAGTACGTTTATGAATTTGTTTGCATTAATTTATCTgtagtgtgtgtacatgtggcTGACCTCCAAGGGTGGTCATTCCTCaccataaagaaataaaaacacaacacagcagggTCTTAAACAATTATGTATTGAATGATGGCTTACATATGCAAATTCAATTCCAAGACGCTTGGCATACTTTTGTCCATTCTTAAACATTTAATAGCCTGACGTGAGGCTTTAGACAGATATTCAAGCCTGCAGGACACTTCTCTTTATTGGCTCACAGCTgactttcaaatgaaatattttctttgtgaCAAACCCTTAGTGTCAGATTGTAAAGTGGTTTCTTTACTAACAACTCTGAATGCAATCATTCAAATTTTGCTGACCAATTACCTCAATATTTAGTGACAAATGtcaattataaaataaaaccatctAATGTGTAGGGCTATTACAAAAAGCTTTGCTTTTTTCTGAACCTGGTGACAAAACGGCCCACACCCCTCTTAGATCACACATTACCGCAAGGCATTTGTCCTGTGAGGATAATGCATGAGGCATACGATATGGCACAAAATAAtcttgatttaaatatttacctGGAAGTAATGTTTACTGGGTCGTTTTTGGGTTTTGATTTGACTGGATTCATGATGGCTTTGTGAGAGCCAAATTTATCAGCTGCATCATGCATGGACTTCACTAATGTAAAAAGACTTTAAGTGCTGAGTCAATGTCCCTGtgcaagaacaacaacacaaaaacgcAGTCTATCCCTTGTCATGTGACCAGAATGGTTTTGCATGCAAAACAATGAGATGAGCTTTACATGAAGAGATAATGGTCTGggtaaatacatttctttttcaatcaTATGCCCATGTTACCATGAAAGACAATGAAATTTCAATGAAAGAAATGTCACTTCtaatcatacagtatattatgcaCAAAAAATGGTGGTACgaaaaccagagaaaaatcTTCTGTGGCTCCgagagaaaacaagaacagTATCTTAGAGAGCAGTCTACTGATCTTGAAAATGCAACCCATTAGCCTCATCCTGGTAGTTCCAATCTACACTGTACTTTGACACGTCTGTGTAATGAattacaaaacagcaacaactcTCCACCAAACCACTGCTTTCTGTGAAAGTTGCATTTCCCGTATACTTACAACTTCCACAGGCCCATTTAATATATAATGGAGTCATTCTCTACACCACATAATGTTTATCATAGTCACCACCACTGATGAGAGCAACTGTTTcagtaaagctttaaaaagcaAGACTACCCTGAGAGAAGGTCTAAAACGTGGGCAAGCTTGCCAGACCAGAACTGGCTTGAATGGGTTTGGTTTATTAAATCTGTACACTCTATTTCAATATAATCAGCACATTTTGTTCCAAGAAtgtaagatatttttttttttagtaaatgtGTAATATATATCTCTACATAATACAATCCAAGTCCTCTGAACTATGTAGACATGTGCAAGTGTTTACTACCAACTTCAACGATACAGTAAAGGCAAAGACTTGTGGACACTAAGTTAGGATAATGTTGATATTTGAAATTTTCTTGAGTCCTCACAATTATCAAAATCTAAGTGCCGTAAGTAGTTCATACACGAGGTATTGAATATCTAGTTAACTGTTCTGAGTAtaaaatagaggaaaaatacataaagaacATCTCGCAAGCATGACAAAGAAACTTCTACAGACACAATACACAAGTGGTCAAAGATAATATGAGGGGATACCTGTAGCTTTTTGTGTCCTTGAATATATCCTACTTACAGattgaatgttttcatgttgatgAGAGGTCATACTGTGTGTATCAAGTGTCATTCCTGGCAACCGTTTCTTATCACACTGCCCAGCTGAACACCATCTCAGTACACAGAGCTTGAGGTGTTTGATCAAGTACATATTATTCTAGCTACAGTACTTGACACATTTTGAGAAAGTGCACCCAATCAAGTGAGGAGGAGCACAATACACAGGAATTATTATGTcttcaaacagcagcattttctttgtaaaagaCAGATTTTACTCCTTAAAACTCGCATTTGATCTCTGCACGTCTGAGGCGTGATACAAGTACTTTCCCTCCATTGATTCAAATAATCGTGGGTCATGTTCATGTATAAGAATGAAACGCATGGTCATAGCATGATGTGCATCAACATAATCTGAGGTAAAACAGGTGTCCTGTGTCTTGGCCCGTTACAGTCTGAGAACCAGTGCCTTAAGAGGGTCAGAGAGGTAAGTCTGAAAGTAATTGTGTAAACTGTGCTCATGTGTAGTGAATGTTTCACTTACTACCAAAAGCACAAGGGCCCTAAACTGTAAACCTCAAGGAttattcaaaaaaagaaaacaaaaacactaaaagtACTCTACTTATTAGATTTAACGtttacttttttcttattttttgcagggttttcaactttttttctcttgttttcgCTCAAGTATAATCACAGGTGACTAACTACAGAGGATAACAGGGTCAGGTGAGTACCATGCTACATCAGGTTTAGAGAAGGCTATTGCAGACAATTCTATAACATGTACAACCACATTTTATACGTGTGAGttacaaatatttcaaaacatatCACCAAGAAACTAAGTACATACAAGATGTTGAATATTTAGAGTCTTAAAGGACTATCCCTCAGTCAGTAATAGGATTTCATGTTACTTGACTTAAACTGTCCAGTCTTACagacaaaatctgaaaaattgCTATTCAAAAAGTAGCAAATTTGGTCAATGTCTCTTTTCAAATAGTTATAGTGCTTTTAATGGCTTAAGACAGGGGTCTTTTTTAATCTCACCCAGTGGCAATCTACAGAACTTCAGTGTACATTTTATGACACCATAGCTGCAAAAGTCTTCATGTCAAGTCCAAAAGGTAAAACAACAGCTAATGCTGTCACATATATTTCAAAGTAGTATGcattatcaaaaacaaaaacaaaaaaacaaatacacatttataaaccttttttttttttcaactttttagtTCTTGCAGGGAATTCAGCCTCGTGTTCAGCTCTGTGTTCCCGTTTCCTATGAGTTATCAGTCTGAGAGGACAGGCCTTCAGGAGCCAGGCTCCGTTCAAAGTCTTCAGGAAGATTCTATCTGAGACGCTCCTGTGTGCCGCGAGGGTCATCAGGACTAGATACAGGTAAAAGGGGGGCTTAGAACTCCCATTCCAGTGTTTCTTCTCGATTGGCTGCTCTCTCTAACCTGTGGATGATGTTATTGAGGTTGGCCATTTTCTCATTGCGTCTCTGAGTGCTTCTGTTGAGTTTGGGGCTTTGGAAGGGAGGGATCTGGTTAGGGTCCAGGCTGTGATTGGTGCTCGTTGAGGGCGGGTTGGGCAGCGAGGGCGATAtgggagcagaggaagaagggaCGGGGGAGACTGACATCATGAGGCCGGGTGAGGATGCAGCAGAGGGGGAGTTCAGGGAGACTTCCAGGCTGCTGCGGCAGGGCTCTGACGAAGCCTTGAAGCTGACCGGGTCAACAGGTGACTTTCCTGCGTCTTCCCCCTCGTGCCTGGACTGATTGGCTCTTTGGGGTCCATCTATGGACACTGCACCAGGGTACAGCCCTTGAGCTTGGCTGCTCATCCCCTCGTCGTGCCTCAGGCTCTGACCGGCCAAATGGGTCTCACGACAGCCAGCGATGGAGTCCTCGTGCTCAGTTTTCAGCTGTGGGAATTGTACTgctgtggaaaaacactgaactcTCGACTGTTTAATGGAgccctcctttccctcctccccctcgtCTTCCCTGTCTACTGCCTCCTGTTTGACATGAGGCAGTGCGGTGTTGGCGTTAAGAGGAAGGCTGGAGTGGATGTGTCCTGAGGGCTtctgcagcctcctctcctctccatcagaGTGGGGGCTCCGCGTCACTGAGGGTGAGTAGCTGTGGTGCTCAGCATCTGTGTCATTGTCTGGCAGACCCTCCATCAGCACCTCCCGTCGCATCCTGgacctgcacacaaacactgctcgTTAGACAGGCACTTAAAGGCAAACACTTGAGTGTCAGGAGATTTAAATTTActtttcctgtttacatttcaggCATTCAGCTTCAGCTTAAAGTAAGTGTATAGAAGTatagaaaacagcagaggcAGCCATTAGCAAAGGTCACAAAGGTCATTGCACTGGCCTGTAGTTGTGGAACCAGTTGATGACAGTGTTGGTTTTGAGGTTGAGCTGGGAGGCCAGCATCTCGATGGTGTTCTGAGAAGGGTAGGGCTCCAGCAGGTAGGCCTTCCTCAGGGCTTCTTTCTCCTCAGCTCCCAGCACCACCCGAGGCTTCTTGACCTGGCTGTAGGGGCACAGGTCCAGAGAGACCAAGGCTGGACTCACACACTCGGAGCGAGTACTGGGTGAGTCGCTGTCCGAGCCGGTGCTCAGCAGCCCATACCTCCTTTTCAGATAGGCTAGAGGGGAGACAGTCAGATCTGGCTTAAAGGAATTACAAAACACCAACAATTTATCAAACCTGTATTTAAAGATTATTACTATCATTACTATACACACCtttcttctccatcttcttcATAGCCCTCAGCTTGTCCACATTGTGCGGATCATTGAGCCACAGCTGCATGCGGACAAACGGCTCCCTGCCCTTCAGGCTGAGTTTGTGCCAAGGTTTGGGCCTGGAGAGCAGGTCCGACACAGAACCCTGAGTCAGACCCAGGATGGTTTCCCCGAAAAGACGTTGGCCTGTGAGGAGACAAAAGCACTGCATATCAACATGTCAcaactgtaaatatataattaacatcaataaatgtatATGCATGTTGACCTTGACGGTGTTCTGTTATTGTTTACTTGGCTAAATTGTATTTTGATGCTTTGGCAACATTGTGAAACTTTCTGGCCAATAAAGCACCTTTGTATTTGAATTTGTCCGTAGGagttgtgtctgtctgttgtgtctggAGTGTCAGCTTAACCCCACAGTGTGAACTCATACACACCTAGGTTGTTGTCTGTTAGCACCTCCTTGACCTTCTTGGTGATGGCATAGGTGTCCAGCTCAGGAGACATGGCCACCAACTCCTGGATGCCCAGTGGGTTTGTCGGCTGATGCAGGGCCATGAGGCTGGGAGTGGATTTCCCTCCCTCTGAGTGGGGGGGCAGCCCCAGCCCGAGGCTCTCAGGCTGCTGGTTCTCTTTGCTGCTCTCCAGGGAGAGACTGACAGGCTCAACCAGTGGACTTGAGTGGCTTTCCGCTGGGCTGGGGGGCGGGGAGGGTGAGGATTGGGTGGTCACTGGGCTTTTATCTGGAGGCGGGAggcaacacagaaaaacaataagaagTCCTGCTGTATGCAGAGTGAGCTACTGCTGTGAATTGTTTcaattgttgtttttcaaatgttgtaTTTTGGTAATGCAGCATCTTAAGGAGGATTCCTGCTTGTCCATTCCTGTGGAGGTGAGTGTACGTTACAAACTGCAGTCTTACCCTGAGCATGGCCCTGGTTTGGGTTCTGGTTGAGGCTCTGGCCTAGCTGGTCCAGTAACCACAGCTGCATGCGGATGAAGGGCTCCCTGCCTTTCTGGGTCAGTTTGCTCCAGGGTTTGGGCCGAGACAGCATGTCGCTCACGCTGCCCTGAGAAAGCCCCAGCACCTGTGCCATACAATCACGGGTTAATACATTATATCGTGactaaaaaaaactatatgTACCATTACAGACAATTAATGTATAAATGGCACATGACTGGTTTTCCATGTTATTATCCTGAAAGAGGGAAATCCTTCTGACATATAGTCGGCGGTCGAAAAGTCTAAATAATCTCCTTTCCTCACCACGTTTCCTCGACCTCGATGGAAAGAtggtcaaggaaagatgtgaaggagaatttaTAAGGACTTAGGAAAAGACAATCGCAGTGTTGAGAGAATCTGACTGCACTTACACTgggatttttttaaactaactttatttataacatatGGATGAAGAattctatatttatggatttggagCTCAGCCAGTCCCACAAGGATTTCCATAGGTTTCGGATCGTGTCACAAGTGTAGAATAGGTGCTgtgatgtttctacatttacgtgGGTCTGCCGTGGTGAAATGTTggtgcagcaaggaattgtgggaaggcattttctccttttcttttgtaaCGGAAGGTCCAGTTTTTCCTATACTAAAGGcgataagataggaagcactgaagctcctttccttattAATTAGAGAATTGGACCAGCTCTTATCATCGCTGTCACTTAGATACTTCCGGGTCATTTAACTCGGTTAGCAACCTTcctaagaagaaaaaaaaaaaaaaaaaaagacttttcaacCGCAGTCACGGCCTCATTGATACACTTTCAGCAAACAGCCACTAGAGGGAAGCAACACACTATAAATGTTTATGTTGACTTTGCTCTAAAACAGCATTTAAGTTCGACTTGCAGCACATTTCATGGAGGTGATTAAGAGCTTATCCACTGATCATTTCAAACCGTCACGTTATGATTTGTACTGATGATTGACTTTGATGTAATTTACTATAAAATATGTGTGGTCATAGATCAACATGGAACCTATATTATATCTTATGAACATTAATATCTTCTTTCCTTGACTTCATTAATTTAAGGAACAAACTTAACTGACACTGACTTTAAAAAGTGTTTGCTCTTCGTTACTCAATCAACCACATTCTGCTGAGAACTCGATGCAGATGTTTGAACAAAGACACAGTTCAACACTTATAACGAATCTCACCATCAATCTCACCACAGCAACTAATCACCATTAAATTCATACAAGCACATTGTGCCACAAAGGAAATTCCAGAAGAGAAGAGCTGTTGAAATCTGCTCACAAAACCACCAAACCACAGGGACGGATGTCTACATGGAGGATACTGTGGGATGGTAAAACATGTGGTCAGCCTCCCAAAGGCTCTCCAAGAGAGCAGCTACAACTCATCCAGGAAGTCATAAAGGATCACGGCTAAACATCCAACTCTCAGCTATCAACACTGTCCGGTGTTGATGGCTCTCCACAATaagaaagagatgtgaaaaataGCTCTCTCACATTTACAGAGAAGCACATGAAAGCTTTTAGGATTATGTTCTGTGCAGAGAATAGTAAAAAGCGGAACATCTCAGATGACATAGGTTCTAATATACGTGGTGTAAAGCAAATACAGCATTTTACTCTTACAGCAATTTTCTATAGGGCTGGGATACCTCTGCCGAGCTGTACCAGAAGCAACAGTTAAATGTGAAGGCTGTAGTGTGGCAGTGTTGGGATATGGGAAACATGACCTCTGCTCAGTGCCAAACACTTCTAAAAGGGATGAGTCCAGTCATCTGCCCAAGAGCTAATAGATCTGAaaggctgaaaacaaaaattaaagttttagAGTGGCCTTGACAACATCTTGACTTGAACTCAGCGATGCAGTCATGGGACTGAAGCAGCCGGCGCACAAGAAAGCCTACAAATGTATCTTTCTCCATAAAGAGCAGGTGATGTGAAACACTATTATGAAATTACAAGAAGCTTCGGGCTGCAGTTATTGCTGCAGAAGTGGTGGGACCTGTTATTACCTTTTTAAAGAGCCAATTACTTTTTCACCACGATGATTTGAATGGTTGATTAGGCTACtttatttactgaaataatgaaaatgttttatgtgtttactTAGGTTATTTTAGTTTAATGTTTCACATTGTCTTAAGATCTGAAACTATACGTGGGATGatacaggaaaacaggaaggTGGCGGATACTTATTTGGTATAgtcacaaacactgtcactcGTATATATGATGCATCTATATTCTCATCTCTCTTATTTCTCACTGTAAGGAACGATTCCAGCATCGAcaggctgtttgttttggagtgCGTGTTAATATGAAAGAGCAACATCTGACCTTTTCTCCAAAGATCCTCTGACAGATGCCGTTCTTTGCCAGCTTCTCCTTCACCTGCCTGGTCAGCTCGATGGTGTCCACCTCTCGGTACATGTACATCTCGTACTGCTCTGGAGTCAGCGGCGGCACGGTGGGCTTGAGGGCGCGGGGAATGTACGCTGGGTAGTAGGATAGACGTCCCGGGCCAGGTCCTGGGGACTCGCCGCTTATAGACGTGTCTGACTCCACCTTCACCTCCACTGGCCGGCCGAGCCCCAGCTCGTCCTCGGCAGCGGAGGCCTCTTCGCTGTTGGGGAGACACTCGCCGTTCTCCAGACGGGGCCATGGCCGGGGCAAGGCGGAGGgcccagaggaggaggaagacaaggaaGGAGAGACCGAATTGAAGGGCAGAGAGCTACCTCCGCCACTGAGCCCAATCGACCCCCGCTCCTGTGACCAGTGCTGATCGAAGTAGGTGCCCGCCTCACCGATCTCTGACTTGACTTTACGGATGATGTTCTGGACGAAGGCGGCCGGGGAGAGCACACTGAGGGGTGTTTGGGGGCTGCTGATGGGGTTGGCCATGCACACGGTAACACAGCCACCTTCCTCCTGTTTGATGGAGATGGGTAAAGGCAGGCCCCTGGAGCGCTCTGGGGGCCCCAGACGTTCCACCTGTGCTCCAGAACTGGCAGT
This genomic window from Seriola aureovittata isolate HTS-2021-v1 ecotype China chromosome 5, ASM2101889v1, whole genome shotgun sequence contains:
- the cux2b gene encoding homeobox protein cut-like 2 isoform X1, whose product is MAADVGSMFQYWKKFDLRRLQRELNSVASELAGRQEESEHSHKHLVELSREFKRNVPEEVREMVAPVLKSFQAQVVALNKRSKEAESAFLGIYKQLIEAPDPAPVLEASHTLEGRLQQLQSSAPDSEALVREISGHWKKHLECLEKTEPTEDGPAVSVAAATGEAPKSSSPASLMTPNSTPGPGAPGSPQQNYQDRAEDRGEEEESADVGLADRLSESEEKIKVLHSSLNTAQTELLDLRCKYNQEMTKKTGEVDAIMANLEKANQRAEMAQREVERLKEQLASGQSATTGSCHPAEGTSREKNEKGEVLPSQLEAALLAKDREILRLLENIQRLQFTLQEVQETSANQILELERQLAYKTEAIERLEAKLQSQIDYEEIKTELSILKVMKLASANGSSSQESAKAAEALLLDKEAFLPSHKYLVDKARILHSNDDDQSEDAGRETGRPPGSHSSSSQVDGRASPSPGPPTLDSSSSSHDLPRPFSVSPCSGDRLSGDHILHKQLLSPHFKKEGLMAFPTALYAAKVALMSATQGSAGAGSVDAGLPSDQSESGSSTAGDEDQLDTAEIAFQVKEQLLKHNIGQRVFGHYVLGLSQGSVSEILARPKPWRKLTVKGKEPFIKMKQFLSDEQNILALRTIQVRQRGSITPRIRTPETGSDDAIRNILEQAKKEIQSQRGGDGKSSLSSSSGRSSNGAGSSSDETIKNILEQARREMEAQQHALMEMEACGRASTASSGAQVERLGPPERSRGLPLPISIKQEEGGCVTVCMANPISSPQTPLSVLSPAAFVQNIIRKVKSEIGEAGTYFDQHWSQERGSIGLSGGGSSLPFNSVSPSLSSSSSGPSALPRPWPRLENGECLPNSEEASAAEDELGLGRPVEVKVESDTSISGESPGPGPGRLSYYPAYIPRALKPTVPPLTPEQYEMYMYREVDTIELTRQVKEKLAKNGICQRIFGEKVLGLSQGSVSDMLSRPKPWSKLTQKGREPFIRMQLWLLDQLGQSLNQNPNQGHAQDKSPVTTQSSPSPPPSPAESHSSPLVEPVSLSLESSKENQQPESLGLGLPPHSEGGKSTPSLMALHQPTNPLGIQELVAMSPELDTYAITKKVKEVLTDNNLGQRLFGETILGLTQGSVSDLLSRPKPWHKLSLKGREPFVRMQLWLNDPHNVDKLRAMKKMEKKDLTVSPLAYLKRRYGLLSTGSDSDSPSTRSECVSPALVSLDLCPYSQVKKPRVVLGAEEKEALRKAYLLEPYPSQNTIEMLASQLNLKTNTVINWFHNYRSRMRREVLMEGLPDNDTDAEHHSYSPSVTRSPHSDGEERRLQKPSGHIHSSLPLNANTALPHVKQEAVDREDEGEEGKEGSIKQSRVQCFSTAVQFPQLKTEHEDSIAGCRETHLAGQSLRHDEGMSSQAQGLYPGAVSIDGPQRANQSRHEGEDAGKSPVDPVSFKASSEPCRSSLEVSLNSPSAASSPGLMMSVSPVPSSSAPISPSLPNPPSTSTNHSLDPNQIPPFQSPKLNRSTQRRNEKMANLNNIIHRLERAANREETLEWEF
- the cux2b gene encoding homeobox protein cut-like 2 isoform X3; this translates as MRLQQFEEVREMVAPVLKSFQAQVVALNKRSKEAESAFLGIYKQLIEAPDPAPVLEASHTLEGRLQQLQSSAPDSEALVREISGHWKKHLECLEKTEPTEDGPAVSVAAATGEAPKSSSPASLMTPNSTPGPGAPGSPQQNYQDRAEDRGEEEESADVGLADRLSESEEKIKVLHSSLNTAQTELLDLRCKYNQEMTKKTGEVDAIMANLEKANQRAEMAQREVERLKEQLASGQSATTGSCHPAEGTSREKNEKGEVLPSQLEAALLAKDREILRLLENIQRLQFTLQEVQETSANQILELERQLAYKTEAIERLEAKLQSQIDYEEIKTELSILKVMKLASANGSSSQESAKAAEALLLDKEAFLPSHKYLVDKARILHSNDDDQSEDAGRETGRPPGSHSSSSQVDGRASPSPGPPTLDSSSSSHDLPRPFSVSPCSGDRLSGDHILHKQLLSPHFKKEGLMAFPTALYAAKVALMSATQGSAGAGSVDAGLPSDQSESGSSTAGDEDQLDTAEIAFQVKEQLLKHNIGQRVFGHYVLGLSQGSVSEILARPKPWRKLTVKGKEPFIKMKQFLSDEQNILALRTIQVRQRGSITPRIRTPETGSDDAIRNILEQAKKEIQSQRGGDGKSSLSSSSGRSSNGAGSSSDETIKNILEQARREMEAQQHALMEMEACGRASTASSGAQVERLGPPERSRGLPLPISIKQEEGGCVTVCMANPISSPQTPLSVLSPAAFVQNIIRKVKSEIGEAGTYFDQHWSQERGSIGLSGGGSSLPFNSVSPSLSSSSSGPSALPRPWPRLENGECLPNSEEASAAEDELGLGRPVEVKVESDTSISGESPGPGPGRLSYYPAYIPRALKPTVPPLTPEQYEMYMYREVDTIELTRQVKEKLAKNGICQRIFGEKVLGLSQGSVSDMLSRPKPWSKLTQKGREPFIRMQLWLLDQLGQSLNQNPNQGHAQDKSPVTTQSSPSPPPSPAESHSSPLVEPVSLSLESSKENQQPESLGLGLPPHSEGGKSTPSLMALHQPTNPLGIQELVAMSPELDTYAITKKVKEVLTDNNLGQRLFGETILGLTQGSVSDLLSRPKPWHKLSLKGREPFVRMQLWLNDPHNVDKLRAMKKMEKKDLTVSPLAYLKRRYGLLSTGSDSDSPSTRSECVSPALVSLDLCPYSQVKKPRVVLGAEEKEALRKAYLLEPYPSQNTIEMLASQLNLKTNTVINWFHNYRSRMRREVLMEGLPDNDTDAEHHSYSPSVTRSPHSDGEERRLQKPSGHIHSSLPLNANTALPHVKQEAVDREDEGEEGKEGSIKQSRVQCFSTAVQFPQLKTEHEDSIAGCRETHLAGQSLRHDEGMSSQAQGLYPGAVSIDGPQRANQSRHEGEDAGKSPVDPVSFKASSEPCRSSLEVSLNSPSAASSPGLMMSVSPVPSSSAPISPSLPNPPSTSTNHSLDPNQIPPFQSPKLNRSTQRRNEKMANLNNIIHRLERAANREETLEWEF